A segment of the Aureimonas sp. SA4125 genome:
TCCCGCGGCGCGGCAATTCACGAGTCCGTCATTCCTGTCGGCCCGGAAGGGCAGCCATCGAGCCTCAGGCCCGCAGGCGTTCGTTTTCCGGATCGAACGGGCTTTCGCCGACCACCACGGCGTCGTGGAGCCTGCCAAGGATCTTGATCGTCAGCCGTGTTCCTTCGACGGCCAGGTCCGGGCGCAGCATCGCCAGTGCCAGGCTCTTGCCGGTGCGCCAGCCGAAGCCCCCGTTCGTCGCCCGGCCGATCAGTTCGCCGTTCTGATAGACCGGCTCGGAGCCGCGGGCGTCGGCATCGGTGACGCCGTCGACCTCCATCGTCGCAAAGCGCCAGCGCAGGCCCTCGGCCTCCGCCTTGAGGACGCCCTCACGGCCGATGAACGGCCCCTTCTTCGGCTGCACGAAGCGGTCGAGGCCCGATTCCAGCGCGTTGTACTCGATCGACATTTCGCGCGGCAGCTGACGATAGGACTTCTCCAGCGCCATGGCGTTCATCGCCCGTATGCCGAAGGGCTTGATGCCGAATTCCTCGCCAGCGGCCAGAAGCGCGTCGTAGAGCCGGTTCTGCATGCCGATCGGATGGTGCAGCTCCCAACCGAGCTCGCCGACGAAGTTGACGCGCAGCGCATGCACGCCGACTTCCGCGACGTCGATCGCCTTGCCCGTCAGCCAGGGGAAGGCGGCGTTGGACAGATCGGCGCGGGTGAGCTTGGCGAGAAGCTCGCGCGAGCGCGGACCGGCGATGACGAGGACGCCCAGGGCTTCGGTCAGCGGCCGGAGCGTGACGGAACCGTCCTTCGGCACCAGACGGGCGAGATTGTCGTGGTCGATCCGCTCGTAGCCGCCGGCCGAGACGAGATAGAACCGGCCCGGCGCCCACTCGTAGACGGTGAACTCGGCCCGGACGCCGCCGGTCTCGGTCAGGAGATGGCAGAGGGCGACGCGCCCGCGCGCCTTCGGGATGCGATTGGCGAGGATCGCGTCGAGGAAGGCGCGCGCGCCCGGTCCCGACACTTCCATCTTGGCGAAGGCGGTGAGGTCGAGGAGGCCGACCTTTTCCGTGACGTTCTTCACCTCGTTGCCGACATGCTCGAAATAGTTCGAGCGGCGGAACGACCATTTTTCCCGGATGACGCCCTCGGCATCCGCCGGCGCATGGTTCTCGTTGGTGAGCACGTCGGCGCCGAGGTCGAGTTCCTCCTTGGAGACCGACAGGCCCGCGGGGGCGAACCAGTTGGCGCGTTCCCAGCCGTAGACCGAGCCGAACACCGCGCCGAGCGCCTTCTGCCGGTCATAGGACGGCGAGGTCTTCAGCGGCCTTGCGGCGGCGCGTTCCTCGTCCGGATAGTGCGTGGTGAAGACGTTGGCATAGGCCTCCTCGTTCTTCTTGATGAGGTAGCCCTCGGTCGCATAGGGGCCGAAGCGGCGCGGGTCGACGCCGACCATGTCGACCGTCGGCATGCCGTCCGCCATCCATTCCGCCAGCTGCCAGCCGGCACCGCCGGCCGCGGTGATGCCGAAGGAATGCCCCTCGTTCAGCCAGAAATTCGTGAGGCCCGGCGCCGGGCCGACAATGGGCGAGCCATCGGGCGTGTAGGCGATGGCGCCATTGTAGACCTTCTTGATTCCGACCTCGCCGAAGGCGGGAACTCGGGCGATCGCGGTCTCGATATGCGGCATCAGCCGGTCGAGCTCTTCCTGGAACAGCTCGTATTCGGAATTGTCGTCGGGGCCGTCGAGATAGCAGCAGGGCGCGCCCTTCTCGTAGGGGCCGAGCAGGAGGCCGCCGGCCTCCTCGCGCATGTACCAGGCCGAGTCGCTCTCGCGCAGGACGCCCATTTCGGGAAGGCCCTGGTTCTTGCGCGCCATGATCGCGGGATGCGCCTCGGTGACGATGTACTGGTGCTCGACCGGGATGACCGGGATGTCGAGACCGACCATGCGGCCGGTGCGGCGGGCGAAATTGCCGGTGGCGGACACGACGTGCTCGGCGACGATGTCGCCCTGGTCGGTCGAGACCTTCCACTCGCCCGACGGCAGCTGCTCGATCGCGGTCACCGTGGTGTTGCGGTGGATCTTGGCGCCCCGGTCGCGGGCGCCCTTGGCCAGCGCCTGCGTCAGGTCGGCGGGCTGGATATAGCCGTCCTCGGGATGCTGGATGGCGCCGAGGATGCCGTCGGTCTCGCACAGCGGCCAGATCTCCTTCAGCTCGGCCGGCGTCAGCATCTTCACCTTCACGCCGATCGTTTCGGCGATGCCGGCATAGTACTGGAACTCGTCCCAGCGATCCTTGGTGCGGGCGAGACGGATGTTCGAGACGACGGAGAAGCCGACATTCATGCCGGTCTCTTCCTGCAGCTCGTGATAGAATTTGACCGAGTAGCGGTGCAGCTGGCCGACCGAATAGCTCATGTTGAACAGCGGCAGGAGGCCCGCGGCATGCCAGGTCGAGCCGGAAGTGAGTTCCTTTCGCTCGATCAGGACGCTGTCCGTCCAGCCCTTTTTGGCCAGGTGATAGAGCGTCGAAACGCCGACGACGCCGCCTCCGATGACGACAGCACGGGCATGGGTCTGCATGGCAACTCCTCGTCGGGCCCCCGGCCCTCAACACGGCGCGAGACTAGTCGAGCCGTTCCACCGGCCGCAGTCTCTTTGCGACATGACCTGTCGACGCAAGCCAAGATCTGGACGACCGGACGCGATGGACGCCGGCGGCAAATCCAAGCGAGCCAACCGATGGATAGCGCGAAACCACTGGCGGGCATCGCTCCGGCGTCGGGCAGCAGAAGCCGCCAGACGATCCGTCAGCTTTCGACCCTCTATCGTCGTTGACACAGAAGTCGCCGCATCCCAAAAAATTGACGTGCCACGATACCGTGCTGACTGAGGATCTCATGCTTCGACCGTTCGTGCCCGCAAAGAACTACGATCGATCACGGCAGTTCTACGAGGCTCTTGGCTTTGTCGCTGGGCTGGCGACAGATCGGATCACCGTGATGGCGCACGGTGACGATGGCTTCCTTCTTCAGAATTTCTACCAGAAGGATTTAGCAGAGAATCTCATGATCCAGCTAGCGATCAGCGATCTCGCGGGGTGGTGGCAGCGGCATGATCCCGAGCAGGTAGCAGCGCGCTTCGGAGCCAAGCCACCGTCTGGTCCGGCTCTCCAGCCGTGGGGACTGGTCGTGGGTTTCGTTCACGACCCCTCCGGCGTCCTTTGGCACTTTACCCAGGTGGCACGGTAACGCACGGCAGTTTCCCGGGCATTCCTCCCAAGGCGACTATTCGCTGTCCACCCGGATTGGCCAT
Coding sequences within it:
- a CDS encoding FAD-dependent oxidoreductase, translated to MQTHARAVVIGGGVVGVSTLYHLAKKGWTDSVLIERKELTSGSTWHAAGLLPLFNMSYSVGQLHRYSVKFYHELQEETGMNVGFSVVSNIRLARTKDRWDEFQYYAGIAETIGVKVKMLTPAELKEIWPLCETDGILGAIQHPEDGYIQPADLTQALAKGARDRGAKIHRNTTVTAIEQLPSGEWKVSTDQGDIVAEHVVSATGNFARRTGRMVGLDIPVIPVEHQYIVTEAHPAIMARKNQGLPEMGVLRESDSAWYMREEAGGLLLGPYEKGAPCCYLDGPDDNSEYELFQEELDRLMPHIETAIARVPAFGEVGIKKVYNGAIAYTPDGSPIVGPAPGLTNFWLNEGHSFGITAAGGAGWQLAEWMADGMPTVDMVGVDPRRFGPYATEGYLIKKNEEAYANVFTTHYPDEERAAARPLKTSPSYDRQKALGAVFGSVYGWERANWFAPAGLSVSKEELDLGADVLTNENHAPADAEGVIREKWSFRRSNYFEHVGNEVKNVTEKVGLLDLTAFAKMEVSGPGARAFLDAILANRIPKARGRVALCHLLTETGGVRAEFTVYEWAPGRFYLVSAGGYERIDHDNLARLVPKDGSVTLRPLTEALGVLVIAGPRSRELLAKLTRADLSNAAFPWLTGKAIDVAEVGVHALRVNFVGELGWELHHPIGMQNRLYDALLAAGEEFGIKPFGIRAMNAMALEKSYRQLPREMSIEYNALESGLDRFVQPKKGPFIGREGVLKAEAEGLRWRFATMEVDGVTDADARGSEPVYQNGELIGRATNGGFGWRTGKSLALAMLRPDLAVEGTRLTIKILGRLHDAVVVGESPFDPENERLRA
- a CDS encoding VOC family protein, which produces MLRPFVPAKNYDRSRQFYEALGFVAGLATDRITVMAHGDDGFLLQNFYQKDLAENLMIQLAISDLAGWWQRHDPEQVAARFGAKPPSGPALQPWGLVVGFVHDPSGVLWHFTQVAR